From a single Bacillus sp. NEB1478 genomic region:
- a CDS encoding NCS2 family permease — MLSSFFKLNELGTNVKTELIAGLTTFLTMVYIVIVNPIILHSAGVPFDIVFIATIISTVVGTLWMALFANYPIAIAPGMGLNAYFAFSVVGNHTNINYQTAFGAVFVAGILFVILSLTPFRSKLIESIPANLKHGITAGIGLFIAFIGMRLSKIIVAHPENLVALGDLHSPTVMLALAGLAITLILMALNVNGALFFGMIITGAIAYFTGILEFHKIVAAPKMPTEFFIFGDPIAAFADVFHYGLYAVVFSFLLVTIFDTTGTMVGVAEQAGLMKGNKMPRARQALLADSIATTVGAAFGTSPTSAYIESSSGVAAGGRSGLTSVVVALLFVVSAFFAPLVGTISDLAAITAPTLIIVGSLMLGSLSKINWNELDEAFPAFLIILTMPLTSSIATGIALGFISYPILKIVKGKWREVPFLVYLFAVLFLYQLAFLPH, encoded by the coding sequence ATGCTTTCATCCTTTTTTAAGTTAAATGAACTTGGTACAAATGTAAAAACAGAATTAATTGCCGGTCTTACAACATTTTTAACGATGGTCTATATCGTGATTGTAAACCCGATTATTCTTCACTCTGCTGGTGTACCATTTGATATCGTATTTATTGCAACAATCATCTCAACCGTAGTTGGGACCCTTTGGATGGCCCTTTTTGCCAATTATCCAATCGCCATTGCACCCGGAATGGGATTAAACGCGTATTTTGCATTTTCGGTCGTTGGAAACCATACAAACATTAACTACCAAACCGCTTTTGGCGCCGTTTTTGTTGCCGGTATCTTATTTGTCATCTTATCATTAACACCTTTCCGTTCTAAACTGATCGAGTCGATCCCGGCTAACCTGAAACACGGAATTACAGCGGGTATCGGACTTTTTATCGCGTTTATCGGAATGCGTTTATCAAAAATTATCGTAGCACATCCGGAAAACTTAGTAGCTCTTGGTGATTTGCATTCCCCAACTGTTATGCTGGCACTTGCAGGTCTTGCCATCACATTGATCTTAATGGCTCTTAACGTTAATGGTGCTTTGTTCTTCGGCATGATCATTACGGGAGCAATCGCATACTTTACTGGAATCCTGGAATTTCATAAAATCGTGGCGGCTCCAAAAATGCCGACTGAATTTTTTATTTTTGGTGATCCGATTGCTGCCTTTGCAGACGTGTTCCACTATGGATTATACGCTGTTGTCTTCTCATTCTTGCTAGTCACGATCTTTGACACAACTGGAACGATGGTCGGTGTTGCCGAACAAGCCGGTTTGATGAAAGGAAACAAAATGCCTCGTGCACGACAGGCCCTTCTCGCTGACTCTATTGCAACGACAGTCGGTGCTGCTTTCGGGACAAGCCCGACAAGTGCATACATCGAATCTTCATCAGGTGTAGCTGCAGGCGGACGTTCAGGATTAACTTCCGTTGTTGTTGCCCTATTGTTTGTCGTCTCAGCCTTTTTCGCACCGCTCGTAGGTACGATCTCTGACCTTGCTGCGATTACAGCTCCAACTTTAATCATCGTTGGAAGCTTAATGCTTGGTTCACTTAGCAAAATCAACTGGAACGAGTTAGACGAGGCGTTCCCAGCTTTCTTAATTATTTTAACGATGCCACTCACATCCAGTATCGCGACTGGAATCGCGCTTGGATTCATTTCTTATCCAATTTTAAAAATCGTAAAAGGCAAATGGCGTGAAGTTCCATTCTTAGTGTACTTGTTTGCTGTATTATTCTTATATCAATTAGCGTTCTTACCGCACTAA
- a CDS encoding transglycosylase domain-containing protein, translating to MANKKRSDYKEGRKVKFWQIIKEATKEQKIRWIKKWGAITFGSFVLGFIGLLMLAKLMGPPELLVPQTTTLYAADGSKIGEINNKAQNRYWVPLKKIDKDVIDATISIEDKSFRKHHGFDPKRIAGALLADIKAGAKVQGASTITQQYARNLFLTHEKTWRRKFQEAFYTMRLEMSYSKDEILEGYLNTIYYGHGSYGIQSAARYYYGKNADDLTLAEATMLTGIPKGPSYYSPIYNEDHAKKRQDIILTSMAEDGLIKKEAVVQAENEKLNYVREEDEKVIAVAPYFQDAVMRTLKSELNINANSIQFGGLNIYTTLDPNMQEVAEHTVENRIIDNEKIQTALVAMDPRNGNVKALIGGRDFEKSSFNRAIQAKRAPGSTFKPFLYYTALEHGYTPSTPIKSEPTTFAMADGVTEYKPKNFKNRYANDFITMAQALALSDNIYAVKTNLYLGPEKLVKTAKKFGIKSPLASIPSLALGSKSVGVMELTSAYGVFANGGKKVDPVFITKITDSKGKVLYKKDYKSEQVIDENKAFVMTDLLTGTFDEKLNDYTSVTGSSINQYLTRPMAGKSGSTPSDSWMVGYTPQLVTGVWVGYDESKELHDINDTGYSKRIWAYFMEGALKNKQILSFHQPEGVVAVTIDPQDGKLATESCPVTRISYYEKGTEPIEYCDEHGISKKVNEKLEKTEEKKGFFKRIFSW from the coding sequence ATGGCTAATAAAAAACGTTCGGATTATAAGGAGGGTCGGAAGGTGAAGTTTTGGCAGATTATTAAAGAAGCGACAAAAGAACAAAAAATACGCTGGATTAAAAAATGGGGTGCCATCACCTTTGGAAGTTTTGTTTTAGGTTTCATAGGATTGCTGATGCTGGCTAAACTGATGGGTCCCCCAGAACTGCTCGTTCCGCAGACAACGACCCTTTATGCAGCAGACGGTTCGAAAATCGGTGAGATCAACAACAAAGCCCAAAACCGGTATTGGGTTCCCCTGAAAAAAATAGATAAAGATGTAATAGACGCAACCATTTCCATCGAGGATAAAAGCTTCCGCAAGCACCATGGTTTTGATCCGAAAAGAATCGCAGGAGCTCTATTAGCGGATATAAAAGCTGGAGCTAAAGTGCAAGGTGCGAGCACGATCACTCAGCAATATGCACGGAATCTTTTTTTAACGCACGAAAAAACGTGGCGAAGAAAATTTCAAGAAGCCTTTTACACGATGCGTCTGGAGATGAGTTATTCGAAGGATGAGATTTTAGAAGGCTATTTAAATACGATTTATTACGGTCATGGTTCTTATGGAATCCAGTCCGCTGCACGCTATTATTACGGGAAAAACGCCGATGACCTGACGCTTGCTGAAGCAACGATGCTCACTGGCATCCCGAAAGGTCCGAGTTACTACTCTCCTATTTATAATGAAGATCATGCAAAAAAGAGACAAGACATCATCTTAACATCCATGGCGGAAGACGGATTGATAAAAAAAGAGGCTGTCGTTCAAGCTGAAAATGAAAAATTGAACTATGTACGAGAAGAAGATGAAAAAGTCATCGCGGTTGCTCCTTATTTTCAGGACGCTGTCATGCGCACATTGAAAAGCGAGCTCAACATCAACGCCAATTCCATTCAATTCGGCGGACTGAACATTTACACAACATTGGATCCAAACATGCAGGAAGTTGCCGAACATACTGTCGAAAACCGAATTATCGATAATGAAAAAATCCAAACCGCACTCGTTGCGATGGATCCGCGAAATGGAAACGTGAAGGCTCTCATTGGGGGAAGAGATTTTGAGAAAAGCTCGTTCAACCGGGCGATTCAAGCGAAACGTGCTCCCGGTTCAACATTTAAGCCTTTTCTTTATTACACAGCATTAGAACATGGCTACACACCGTCGACACCTATCAAATCAGAACCAACAACGTTCGCGATGGCAGACGGGGTAACAGAATACAAACCGAAAAACTTCAAAAACCGCTACGCCAACGATTTTATTACGATGGCTCAAGCGCTCGCTTTATCCGATAACATTTATGCGGTAAAAACAAATCTATATTTAGGACCTGAGAAACTCGTCAAAACCGCCAAAAAATTCGGCATAAAAAGTCCGCTCGCAAGCATTCCTTCCCTAGCCCTCGGATCAAAAAGTGTAGGTGTGATGGAATTGACGAGTGCATACGGTGTTTTTGCCAATGGCGGAAAGAAAGTCGACCCTGTATTTATAACGAAGATCACCGACTCGAAAGGAAAAGTTCTTTATAAAAAGGACTACAAAAGCGAGCAAGTGATCGATGAAAATAAAGCGTTCGTGATGACCGACCTGTTAACGGGAACATTCGATGAAAAGCTGAACGACTATACGAGTGTAACTGGTTCCAGCATTAATCAATATTTAACGCGGCCGATGGCTGGAAAATCAGGATCGACTCCGTCCGACAGCTGGATGGTCGGCTACACCCCTCAGCTCGTAACAGGCGTTTGGGTCGGATACGATGAAAGCAAAGAGCTTCATGATATTAATGACACGGGCTACTCCAAGCGAATCTGGGCGTATTTTATGGAAGGAGCATTAAAAAACAAACAAATTCTCTCCTTTCACCAGCCAGAAGGAGTCGTTGCGGTCACGATTGATCCGCAGGACGGAAAGCTTGCAACCGAAAGCTGTCCGGTTACTCGCATCTCTTATTACGAAAAAGGAACAGAACCCATCGAATATTGTGACGAACATGGCATTTCAAAGAAAGTAAATGAAAAATTGGAGAAAACTGAAGAGAAAAAAGGATTTTTCAAACGGATTTTCTCTTGGTAA
- a CDS encoding metalloregulator ArsR/SmtB family transcription factor encodes MIEKIIASLSVPSRREILNLLRNGERTSTSIAEHFDISAPAISQHLKVLESSGLVSVRKSGTKRYYRIRKEGFKDLKEFVDQFWDDSLLRLKEAAEEEERRNNERRY; translated from the coding sequence ATGATAGAAAAAATAATTGCATCCTTATCCGTTCCCAGCCGCAGGGAAATATTAAATCTTTTACGTAATGGTGAACGAACATCAACATCTATTGCAGAGCATTTCGACATATCGGCTCCTGCGATCTCCCAGCATTTAAAAGTACTTGAGAGTTCTGGACTGGTCTCTGTTCGAAAATCAGGTACTAAGCGCTATTACAGAATAAGAAAGGAAGGGTTCAAGGATTTAAAAGAATTTGTGGACCAATTTTGGGATGATAGCTTATTGCGCTTAAAAGAAGCCGCAGAAGAGGAGGAAAGAAGAAATAATGAACGGAGATACTAG
- a CDS encoding YwhD family protein: MKDFFNSNDNAKDGDKKKKGMGFTIISGDSTDGHGGYGVGSLTLDHVTPVIVDVEDAVAYIDMGAMHARSEVEKRVKFTPNRENTPNPRLYWLVWVTINRGANGPYYFGLTACEMQVDKEARRGYKSLPEHVNRMDKSMKGRVMVENMDDHARRILGEFLKEHDEDMFSRSGEEIKSLVE, encoded by the coding sequence ATGAAAGATTTTTTCAATTCCAATGATAACGCCAAAGACGGCGATAAAAAGAAAAAGGGCATGGGATTCACTATCATCAGCGGTGACTCTACAGATGGACATGGCGGTTACGGTGTCGGAAGTTTAACGCTGGATCATGTTACACCTGTAATTGTTGACGTGGAGGACGCAGTTGCTTATATCGATATGGGCGCGATGCATGCAAGAAGTGAAGTCGAAAAAAGAGTGAAGTTCACGCCAAACCGTGAAAATACACCAAACCCAAGATTGTATTGGCTAGTTTGGGTAACGATCAACCGCGGAGCTAATGGACCCTATTATTTTGGACTGACAGCTTGTGAGATGCAGGTCGATAAGGAAGCTCGACGCGGCTATAAAAGTTTGCCAGAACACGTAAACCGCATGGACAAATCCATGAAGGGCCGTGTGATGGTTGAGAACATGGACGATCATGCAAGACGCATTCTCGGTGAGTTCTTAAAAGAGCATGATGAAGATATGTTCAGCCGTTCTGGAGAAGAAATCAAGTCATTAGTGGAATAA